Proteins encoded in a region of the Planococcus shixiaomingii genome:
- a CDS encoding AAA family ATPase: MFFLQMAGFPGSGKSTLAHSVAKRTGAVIVDHDVVKSALLESLEAQGVNPQTAGKISYGIDWSLIDFHLSLGHSVIFDSPCLYAEMLGKGMRLAEKYNANYKYVECYLNDFQIINERLKKRKRKISQIPEVLSEKVFSVAVDSSERPLNIEHVVVDSSKALEVYLDEVMEYVLKNEIEK; this comes from the coding sequence ATGTTTTTCCTACAGATGGCGGGATTTCCGGGCTCTGGAAAATCCACGCTGGCACATTCGGTGGCGAAAAGGACAGGCGCCGTTATTGTAGATCATGACGTTGTCAAATCCGCATTATTAGAATCGTTGGAAGCGCAGGGGGTAAATCCTCAAACTGCCGGGAAAATTTCCTATGGAATCGACTGGTCATTAATCGACTTTCATCTTTCCCTTGGCCACTCTGTCATCTTTGACAGTCCTTGCTTATATGCCGAAATGCTTGGAAAAGGCATGCGGCTGGCGGAAAAGTATAACGCCAACTACAAATACGTTGAATGCTATTTGAATGATTTCCAAATAATAAACGAGCGGCTGAAAAAACGTAAACGCAAAATCAGCCAAATTCCAGAAGTTTTATCTGAAAAAGTATTTTCGGTTGCTGTGGACAGCAGTGAAAGGCCGCTGAATATTGAGCATGTGGTGGTGGATTCCAGTAAAGCGTTAGAAGTTTATCTGGATGAAGTGATGGAGTATGTTTTGAAAAACGAAATAGAGAAATGA
- a CDS encoding LPXTG cell wall anchor domain-containing protein produces the protein MKKGLLSMVTFSFLFVGSSLSVGAVENDKDCGDFGSHEAVLEFWFANGYSEDNDPHGLDRDNDGLACEVSQSEYDSYAASQKDDDTSEEATEESEEGGELPDTASNGPLMMLFGAGLAGAGSLLLFRRKSQNA, from the coding sequence ATGAAAAAAGGATTGTTAAGCATGGTTACTTTCTCGTTTTTATTTGTAGGTTCATCTTTAAGCGTTGGAGCTGTTGAGAACGATAAGGATTGCGGGGATTTCGGAAGCCACGAGGCGGTTTTGGAATTCTGGTTTGCTAATGGGTACAGTGAAGACAATGATCCTCATGGTCTTGACCGCGACAATGACGGTTTAGCTTGTGAAGTCAGCCAAAGCGAGTATGACAGCTATGCAGCAAGTCAAAAGGACGATGACACTTCCGAAGAGGCAACTGAAGAATCTGAAGAAGGCGGCGAATTGCCGGATACAGCTTCTAACGGTCCCTTGATGATGCTGTTCGGAGCTGGACTAGCAGGAGCGGGTTCTCTTCTTTTATTCCGTCGTAAAAGCCAAAATGCGTAA
- a CDS encoding class D sortase, with the protein MSRWIGVLLLLTGLVIGGYSFFEWHTGKTAAQNLSSEEIADFKKIENEADMELKVAPTLPKAAPSPLLTSDIKRELGEKTALLLIPKIEQKYSVYWGTDEDTLKKGVGMYVSDLTTVPGGYGHTVLSGHRDTVFTKLAELEVRDNLLVEYEDKVYIYEIAAMWITDEDDRSVIVEKDESTLTLTTCYPFDFIGSAPDRYIVQAKLVSTQSAK; encoded by the coding sequence TTGAGTCGGTGGATTGGGGTACTTCTCCTTTTAACAGGACTAGTGATCGGGGGTTACAGCTTTTTCGAATGGCATACTGGAAAAACTGCTGCCCAAAACTTAAGTAGTGAAGAAATTGCAGATTTTAAAAAGATAGAAAATGAAGCGGATATGGAGTTGAAGGTTGCGCCGACTTTACCGAAAGCTGCTCCTTCTCCTCTTCTCACCTCTGATATAAAACGCGAGTTAGGCGAAAAAACCGCTCTGCTTCTCATTCCAAAAATCGAGCAAAAGTATTCGGTTTACTGGGGCACGGATGAAGATACGCTGAAAAAAGGCGTCGGGATGTATGTCAGTGATTTGACTACTGTCCCTGGCGGCTATGGCCATACAGTATTAAGTGGACATCGGGATACTGTGTTTACGAAACTTGCCGAACTCGAAGTAAGGGATAATTTGCTGGTGGAATACGAAGATAAAGTGTATATCTACGAAATCGCAGCTATGTGGATTACCGATGAAGACGACCGGTCTGTGATTGTTGAAAAAGACGAATCGACATTAACTTTAACCACTTGTTATCCGTTTGACTTTATCGGCTCCGCGCCGGACCGCTATATCGTACAGGCCAAATTAGTATCAACCCAATCAGCCAAATAA
- a CDS encoding NUDIX domain-containing protein yields MTTETIVNWGGQKIRLRWHAAKKISEAEKVTSVHGYCFYEGKVALVHVEGRGFNVPGGHVENGETAEEALHREMLEEAYVTGAAQYIGAVEVDHTDNPDFLEGGPYPKIGYQLFYRVDIRECLPFLRENETLSRIWVEPEELPYVMDDHELGLLILEESLNTEPIK; encoded by the coding sequence ATGACGACTGAAACAATTGTGAATTGGGGCGGCCAGAAAATTCGTCTTCGTTGGCATGCCGCGAAGAAAATAAGTGAAGCGGAAAAAGTTACTAGCGTCCATGGTTATTGTTTTTATGAAGGAAAAGTGGCGTTGGTTCATGTAGAAGGGCGCGGCTTTAATGTACCGGGTGGGCACGTAGAAAATGGGGAAACTGCCGAAGAAGCGCTGCACCGGGAAATGTTAGAGGAAGCATATGTAACGGGCGCAGCCCAGTACATAGGGGCCGTGGAAGTTGACCATACCGATAATCCTGATTTTTTGGAAGGCGGCCCATACCCGAAAATCGGTTATCAATTGTTCTATCGCGTCGATATTAGGGAATGCTTGCCGTTTTTAAGAGAGAACGAAACGCTGTCCCGTATTTGGGTGGAACCAGAGGAACTTCCCTATGTTATGGATGACCATGAACTCGGTTTGCTTATTTTGGAGGAATCGCTCAACACTGAACCTATAAAATGA
- a CDS encoding HEAT repeat domain-containing protein, which translates to MTQQNKKNNLPPNYDELRKAANRTANWKERLAAVEELGNWKSDQTIDLLTHRMEHDPVYQVQEAAYDALKNFGENVHLPERKTHDLIKDTSKVLLRIKKSLPAGHSFEDFKVKLQKMRVDIYDTYKGDKGADFDQWLEDQWKSFPNK; encoded by the coding sequence TTGACTCAACAAAACAAGAAAAACAATTTACCGCCAAATTACGATGAACTGAGAAAAGCTGCCAATCGGACAGCTAACTGGAAAGAACGTTTGGCTGCCGTTGAAGAACTTGGCAACTGGAAAAGTGACCAGACAATTGACCTTTTGACGCACCGCATGGAACACGACCCGGTGTACCAAGTCCAAGAAGCTGCGTATGATGCTTTGAAAAACTTTGGTGAAAACGTGCATTTGCCTGAACGCAAAACACACGACCTTATTAAAGATACGTCGAAAGTTCTGTTGCGCATCAAAAAGAGCTTGCCGGCAGGCCACTCGTTTGAAGATTTCAAAGTTAAACTGCAAAAAATGCGGGTTGATATTTACGATACGTACAAAGGCGACAAAGGCGCTGACTTTGACCAATGGTTAGAAGATCAGTGGAAGTCATTTCCGAATAAATAA
- a CDS encoding cysteine desulfurase-like protein has translation MKTEETTFPISEVREQFPALKRTYKGNQVAYFDGPGGSQVVKSAIQAIAQYMENGGANLHGCFPSSWETEAIIEEAKSAVADFLGVQVNEVAFGANMTTLTYAISRALGKKWGTNDEIVVTEMDHRANVDPWLQLAEDRGLKVRWIKVDTETLTLDLSDLNEVINDKTRLVAIGMASNAVGTIVDMAPIVKRAKEVGALVAADAVHAAPHIAIDRDRQGIDILLCSAYKFFGPHIGIAAIKEEILKNLEPYKLVPAPSYYPDNLETGTQNHEGIAGIGPAIQFFASFGEGETRRERIQTGIERIEAYENYLAARLRDGLSAIEKVKVFAAARDVPKTPTIAFQVAGVAPEEVCKIMAEEHGIFVASGHFYASTLADRLDINKSGGWIRAGLAPYNTEEEVDRLIRAVAAL, from the coding sequence ATGAAAACAGAAGAAACGACGTTTCCAATCAGTGAAGTAAGAGAGCAGTTTCCCGCATTGAAGCGAACTTATAAAGGCAATCAGGTGGCGTATTTTGATGGCCCGGGAGGTTCGCAAGTCGTGAAGTCCGCGATTCAGGCAATTGCACAATATATGGAGAACGGCGGAGCAAATCTGCACGGCTGCTTCCCGTCGAGTTGGGAAACAGAAGCAATCATCGAAGAAGCTAAATCAGCGGTTGCTGACTTTTTAGGTGTACAAGTAAACGAAGTGGCGTTCGGGGCCAACATGACGACATTGACGTACGCGATTTCTCGGGCGCTCGGCAAAAAATGGGGCACGAATGATGAAATCGTGGTAACGGAAATGGATCACCGCGCTAATGTCGATCCATGGCTGCAACTTGCAGAGGACCGTGGACTTAAGGTGCGATGGATCAAAGTGGATACCGAAACACTGACGCTCGATTTGTCAGACCTGAATGAAGTCATTAACGACAAAACGCGTCTCGTGGCAATCGGCATGGCGTCAAATGCAGTCGGCACCATTGTCGATATGGCGCCAATTGTGAAGCGCGCAAAAGAAGTCGGAGCTTTAGTTGCAGCCGATGCGGTCCACGCGGCGCCGCATATCGCGATTGACAGGGACCGGCAAGGGATTGATATTTTGCTCTGTTCCGCCTATAAATTCTTTGGCCCGCACATTGGTATTGCAGCAATCAAAGAAGAGATTCTTAAAAATTTAGAGCCGTATAAATTGGTGCCGGCGCCGAGTTACTATCCAGACAATTTGGAAACCGGCACTCAAAACCACGAAGGAATTGCAGGCATTGGGCCTGCCATCCAATTTTTCGCAAGTTTTGGAGAAGGCGAGACACGAAGAGAGCGCATCCAAACGGGAATTGAACGAATCGAAGCGTATGAAAATTATTTAGCCGCCCGGCTCCGGGACGGACTATCGGCAATCGAAAAAGTGAAGGTGTTTGCAGCGGCCCGCGATGTTCCGAAAACACCGACCATTGCGTTCCAAGTAGCAGGCGTAGCGCCGGAAGAAGTCTGCAAAATCATGGCGGAGGAGCATGGGATTTTTGTTGCTTCCGGGCATTTCTACGCTTCCACATTGGCTGATCGCCTTGATATCAACAAAAGCGGTGGCTGGATTCGTGCAGGACTAGCCCCTTACAATACCGAAGAAGAAGTGGACCGGCTCATTCGAGCGGTTGCCGCATTATAA
- a CDS encoding YfhO family protein: MKKFLPYFLFAILFFTISIASHATYLYEWSENRFMVGNNDGLSQMLPFKSHLYHQYTSGEFFYSTQLGLGSGTLGWLSYYFATSLFFFLTIGVFFLLESVGIIQPPDILFWAQAAVFISIVRLTAVLAIAFFVFRYMKFERIPAFLGSCVYAITGMYFSHTAYWEFFADAYLWLPLLLYGVEKVFREQRSGWFLFAVAITMFDNFYFAYINLLTTSIYILFRLVIPLVKNEAPRRVAVLKLLIAGLIGAGISTVSFVPAAYSFLNNYRPPYVREIEWFYWIDNILFTSSYIVLPSAFVLMVFAVPLYKSARFRFFALLVLFGIVLHYSPVMASAFNGFSAPQYRWEYFVSFAAGGAVAAGFSNLAWLKIKHIVFAGICGLIAYFSFAALDPTRDVALSFLLLAFGIALSIFFLYTQALQKKSAKGQLLVLIIMLLVILGSGYQFILAILADQFDVRLPLYLGVIGVAIVTFMLFSRAVIDSAKTNELALFVVLTLILFVNGFQYVNLVTGGNTYKVSEEVITGLDYDDPEIRDLLAAIEEQAADSVYRVEWMEGQRNNTPLVQNFRGLSAYSSILNGEVLHFYLTDLEIDMARESVSRITTLGKRTNLHSMLKADYTILRPNNKNVPAGFEKVLAAENFAVFENQYPLPFVRVASAVYSEKELEQESILRREHAMLTGVVLENPENPSPLPSAPKKHSYEIKGESASFNEGVLNVFGESGGLDLILTESPASKSDLYVSFHLINKEPDDGFTLKVNNYKTSRKWSGSVYKTYIDDLTIRIPADDTVRIRVPAGIYELTELEIYEEPYNVLHEQVENAPLENPVEWNDSRLSAEYSNAKKGDFLVMPVPYEIGWSAKVNGKSTDVLEANYAFSAVAAEEGFNKIELTYRPPYFYRSLFLSLVSFLVALIYLRKEKRIET, from the coding sequence ATGAAAAAATTCTTACCTTATTTTCTATTTGCAATCTTATTCTTTACGATAAGTATTGCTTCTCACGCTACATATTTGTATGAGTGGTCAGAAAACCGCTTCATGGTAGGCAACAATGATGGATTGTCCCAAATGCTGCCTTTTAAATCCCATTTATATCACCAATACACTTCCGGTGAGTTTTTCTATTCAACACAACTGGGATTAGGCAGCGGCACTCTCGGATGGCTGTCCTATTATTTTGCGACTTCCCTTTTCTTCTTTTTAACAATTGGAGTATTTTTTTTGTTGGAATCCGTTGGCATTATTCAGCCGCCAGATATCCTGTTTTGGGCTCAGGCTGCCGTCTTCATCAGCATTGTCCGTCTAACAGCCGTCTTGGCTATCGCATTCTTCGTCTTCCGCTATATGAAATTCGAGCGGATTCCCGCTTTTCTCGGTTCTTGTGTTTATGCTATAACCGGCATGTATTTTAGCCATACAGCTTACTGGGAATTTTTCGCTGATGCTTATTTATGGCTGCCCTTACTTCTGTATGGTGTGGAAAAAGTGTTCCGGGAACAGCGCTCTGGCTGGTTTTTATTCGCTGTTGCGATAACAATGTTCGATAACTTTTATTTTGCTTACATCAATTTGTTGACGACAAGCATTTATATCCTTTTCCGCCTTGTTATTCCGCTAGTTAAAAACGAAGCGCCAAGACGCGTGGCGGTATTAAAATTACTGATCGCCGGTTTGATCGGTGCTGGCATAAGCACTGTCTCATTTGTCCCGGCAGCTTATTCATTTTTAAACAACTACCGCCCGCCATATGTCCGTGAAATCGAATGGTTTTACTGGATTGACAACATCCTGTTTACGAGCAGTTATATCGTTTTGCCTTCCGCCTTTGTATTAATGGTGTTTGCTGTTCCGTTATACAAGAGCGCCCGGTTCCGTTTTTTTGCTTTGCTTGTCTTGTTCGGGATAGTGCTGCATTACAGCCCGGTAATGGCAAGTGCCTTCAATGGTTTTTCCGCCCCGCAATACCGCTGGGAATATTTTGTTTCTTTTGCCGCAGGAGGCGCAGTTGCAGCAGGGTTTAGTAATTTGGCCTGGCTGAAAATAAAACACATCGTATTTGCCGGCATTTGCGGATTGATTGCTTATTTCAGTTTCGCTGCACTTGATCCCACTCGTGACGTCGCTTTATCATTCCTGTTACTGGCTTTCGGTATCGCTCTGTCTATTTTCTTCTTATATACCCAGGCGCTTCAGAAAAAATCAGCCAAAGGACAACTTCTGGTCTTAATTATCATGTTATTGGTTATTTTAGGAAGCGGCTACCAGTTTATCTTGGCAATTCTAGCAGACCAGTTTGATGTTCGTCTGCCTTTGTATCTCGGTGTCATAGGGGTTGCCATTGTCACTTTCATGCTATTTTCCAGAGCTGTAATAGACAGCGCAAAAACAAATGAGCTTGCCCTGTTTGTAGTACTGACGCTGATTTTATTTGTCAACGGTTTTCAGTATGTCAATCTTGTCACAGGCGGAAACACGTATAAAGTTTCGGAGGAGGTAATAACGGGGCTTGACTATGACGATCCTGAGATAAGGGATCTTTTAGCTGCTATTGAAGAACAGGCCGCAGATTCTGTTTACCGGGTGGAATGGATGGAAGGCCAGCGAAACAACACACCGCTCGTCCAAAACTTCCGCGGATTAAGCGCTTATTCCAGCATTTTGAATGGTGAAGTGCTGCATTTTTATTTGACGGATTTGGAAATCGATATGGCCCGGGAAAGTGTAAGCCGCATAACCACACTCGGCAAACGCACAAATCTGCATAGTATGCTTAAAGCGGACTACACGATTTTGCGGCCGAACAATAAAAATGTGCCTGCCGGATTTGAGAAAGTTCTGGCTGCTGAAAATTTCGCTGTTTTCGAAAATCAGTATCCGCTGCCGTTCGTTCGAGTTGCATCCGCGGTATATAGCGAAAAAGAATTGGAACAAGAGTCAATATTGCGGCGCGAACACGCCATGCTGACGGGGGTTGTTTTGGAAAACCCAGAAAATCCGTCTCCGCTTCCCTCTGCTCCCAAAAAACATTCCTATGAAATAAAGGGAGAGAGTGCCAGCTTCAATGAGGGGGTTCTTAATGTATTCGGTGAATCGGGCGGACTGGATTTGATCTTAACTGAGTCTCCTGCGTCAAAAAGCGATTTGTATGTGTCTTTCCACTTGATCAACAAGGAACCGGATGACGGCTTTACGCTGAAAGTCAATAACTATAAAACCTCACGAAAATGGAGCGGCTCTGTCTATAAAACGTATATTGATGATCTGACGATTCGCATCCCAGCGGATGACACTGTCCGAATTCGAGTACCCGCAGGGATATATGAACTGACGGAACTGGAAATTTACGAAGAACCGTATAACGTGCTGCACGAGCAAGTTGAAAATGCACCACTCGAAAATCCAGTCGAATGGAACGACAGCCGCCTCTCTGCTGAATACAGCAATGCCAAAAAAGGGGATTTCCTGGTGATGCCTGTACCTTACGAAATTGGCTGGAGTGCGAAAGTAAACGGAAAAAGCACGGACGTTCTAGAAGCGAATTACGCCTTCTCGGCAGTCGCCGCTGAAGAAGGATTCAACAAAATCGAACTCACCTACCGTCCGCCATATTTTTATCGTTCACTGTTCCTTTCTCTTGTCTCTTTCTTGGTCGCTTTAATTTATCTTCGAAAAGAAAAGAGGATTGAAACTTAG
- a CDS encoding PhzF family phenazine biosynthesis protein: MKVLNYSLLDVFTTIPFGGNQLAVFHEGDSLSTEMMQKIARELNLSESVFLCSPSNTAHQKRLRIFTPQMELPMAGHPTIGAAFLLADQDLIPTEEGTNEWLLEEIVGNIPVSVYKEGDLITKVEMTQPLPVFGEHYSGTERVAELLSLSVEDLNTDFPVQTVSTGVPFLFIAVRSLSAVQKINFRSDVWEKHFSRNEATQHIFVFTTETEQPSSTVHSRMFAPAMGIPEDPATGAASGPLGAYLVEHAVIPATENGKYSIRSEQGMEMGRPSFIDITIVKTGQEFQQIKIGGTSVTVGKGQLYLEDSLL; this comes from the coding sequence ATGAAGGTTTTAAATTACTCTTTACTCGATGTATTTACCACCATTCCATTTGGCGGCAATCAGTTAGCCGTTTTCCATGAAGGCGATTCGTTGAGCACTGAGATGATGCAAAAAATCGCCAGAGAACTTAATTTATCAGAGTCAGTATTTCTATGCTCACCGAGCAATACCGCACACCAAAAGAGATTGCGCATTTTCACTCCGCAAATGGAATTGCCAATGGCCGGCCATCCGACTATCGGCGCTGCTTTCTTATTAGCCGATCAAGATTTGATTCCCACAGAAGAAGGCACCAATGAATGGTTGTTGGAAGAAATAGTCGGTAATATCCCTGTCAGCGTTTATAAAGAAGGCGATCTGATCACAAAAGTGGAGATGACGCAGCCTCTCCCCGTTTTTGGCGAGCATTATTCCGGTACAGAAAGAGTTGCAGAACTGCTGTCGCTTTCCGTTGAAGACCTAAACACCGATTTTCCCGTTCAAACAGTTTCCACAGGTGTACCATTTTTATTTATTGCCGTTCGATCGCTTTCGGCCGTCCAAAAAATCAATTTCCGCTCAGATGTCTGGGAAAAACACTTTAGCCGCAACGAAGCGACTCAACATATTTTCGTCTTTACGACAGAAACTGAGCAGCCTTCTTCCACTGTACACAGCCGGATGTTTGCTCCGGCAATGGGAATTCCTGAGGATCCTGCTACAGGTGCCGCAAGCGGTCCGCTTGGTGCTTATTTAGTGGAGCATGCTGTCATTCCTGCTACAGAAAACGGAAAATATTCCATACGAAGTGAGCAAGGAATGGAAATGGGACGGCCGAGTTTCATCGATATAACCATCGTTAAAACAGGGCAAGAATTCCAACAAATCAAAATTGGCGGGACTTCCGTCACAGTAGGTAAAGGGCAGCTCTACCTTGAAGACTCTTTACTATAA
- a CDS encoding biotin transporter BioY, with protein sequence MTTTTTRSANHSRTLQLVQIAMFAALMAIGANLTAYLVIGGVPITLQTFFAILAGILLGSRLGAISMIVYALIGLAGMPVFAEFSGGMDTLISPTFGFIVSFVFVAFITGAIVERFSSKKGFIVAALAGLTVNYLIGTNWMYAAYKVWFAAPAGFTYKMAWAWMAVPLPKDLILAVLAGIFSFRLKPLIQKYK encoded by the coding sequence ATGACAACGACTACAACTAGATCGGCAAATCATTCACGAACATTACAGCTTGTGCAAATCGCCATGTTTGCAGCATTGATGGCAATTGGGGCAAACCTTACAGCGTATCTAGTAATTGGCGGAGTTCCGATTACACTTCAAACATTTTTTGCTATTTTAGCGGGTATTTTGCTTGGCAGTCGTCTTGGAGCTATTTCAATGATTGTTTACGCGTTAATCGGTTTGGCCGGAATGCCGGTTTTCGCTGAATTCTCAGGGGGCATGGACACACTTATTTCTCCGACTTTCGGATTTATCGTATCGTTCGTTTTCGTCGCTTTCATAACCGGCGCAATTGTCGAACGCTTTTCTTCCAAAAAAGGATTTATTGTAGCTGCGTTAGCCGGTTTAACAGTCAATTACTTGATTGGAACGAATTGGATGTACGCGGCATACAAAGTGTGGTTCGCCGCACCAGCTGGTTTCACCTATAAAATGGCGTGGGCATGGATGGCTGTGCCTCTGCCGAAAGATTTGATCCTGGCAGTATTAGCTGGAATTTTTAGTTTCCGCTTAAAGCCGCTTATCCAAAAATACAAATAA
- a CDS encoding gamma-glutamyl-gamma-aminobutyrate hydrolase family protein, whose translation MKPLIGICANYSSGSSAGTVTGLGLLGQEWQLLSADYVHSIERAGGIPIILPVTENVETAELMLGKLDGILFTGGSDIDSQLYGEYPSYDLGPIEPKRDLHEVSLAKKALFQSDIPVLGICRGMQLLNVAAEGSLYQDLKQQQPDCFNHSVIGAPIHHPVHDVTVDTDSKLHEIYQSDTLAVNSFHHQAVKDLGIDFVATAFSPDGLIEGMEWKGDRFVCAVQWHPEMMVDKVPEVMPLFTTFVKECAKAQIAR comes from the coding sequence ATGAAACCATTAATCGGAATATGCGCAAACTACTCATCGGGAAGTTCTGCTGGCACTGTAACAGGATTAGGTTTGCTCGGACAAGAATGGCAGTTGTTGTCGGCTGACTATGTCCATTCCATTGAACGGGCTGGAGGCATTCCCATTATTTTACCGGTGACGGAAAATGTAGAGACAGCGGAACTGATGCTTGGCAAGTTGGATGGCATCTTGTTTACAGGAGGCTCTGACATCGATTCGCAATTGTATGGGGAATACCCAAGCTACGATTTGGGGCCGATCGAACCAAAGCGCGATTTGCATGAAGTGTCATTAGCCAAAAAAGCGCTGTTTCAAAGCGATATACCCGTGTTAGGAATTTGCCGGGGCATGCAGCTGTTAAACGTAGCGGCGGAAGGCTCGCTTTATCAGGATTTGAAACAGCAGCAGCCGGACTGCTTCAACCATTCGGTTATTGGCGCACCGATTCATCATCCAGTCCATGACGTCACAGTAGATACCGATTCAAAGCTCCATGAAATTTACCAATCCGATACGTTGGCGGTCAATAGCTTTCATCATCAGGCGGTAAAAGATCTGGGAATCGATTTTGTGGCGACTGCATTTTCGCCGGACGGCTTGATTGAAGGCATGGAATGGAAAGGCGACCGCTTTGTCTGTGCCGTGCAGTGGCATCCGGAAATGATGGTGGATAAAGTGCCGGAAGTCATGCCGTTGTTCACCACATTTGTCAAAGAATGCGCAAAAGCGCAAATTGCTCGATAG
- a CDS encoding spore coat protein, whose translation MAKKEEELKMQNEMQTVPEGLIDDMVIATDLLVSAKAGVRNLAVAITETATPSVKKILRRELDNAIDLHDKLAQYMIKNEMYHAYDLTEQLEHDLKKADTALKLSK comes from the coding sequence ATGGCGAAAAAAGAAGAAGAATTAAAAATGCAAAATGAAATGCAAACCGTGCCTGAAGGTTTGATCGACGATATGGTTATCGCGACCGACCTGCTTGTTTCGGCGAAAGCAGGCGTTCGCAACCTTGCAGTCGCTATTACTGAAACGGCAACTCCGAGCGTGAAGAAGATATTGCGCCGTGAGTTGGACAATGCGATTGACCTTCACGATAAGCTTGCGCAATACATGATCAAAAACGAAATGTACCATGCTTATGACCTCACTGAACAACTCGAGCATGATCTGAAAAAAGCGGATACCGCTCTTAAATTGAGCAAATAA
- a CDS encoding spore coat protein — translation MAKELALHETLEVHEVLIFKTACLAKNKLFVDMVQDKKLKEIIEEDTELSTKAVKDLRKILADASKQSSGEEK, via the coding sequence ATGGCTAAAGAACTCGCATTGCATGAAACGCTCGAAGTCCATGAGGTGCTTATTTTCAAAACAGCATGCCTCGCAAAAAACAAATTATTTGTTGATATGGTGCAAGACAAAAAGCTGAAGGAAATCATTGAAGAAGACACTGAATTATCGACAAAAGCTGTAAAAGACCTACGAAAAATCCTGGCCGATGCTAGTAAACAATCAAGCGGGGAGGAAAAATAA